CGACAAGCCCACCTCCAGCGCCGCATCGGAACCCCGCACCAGCCGGATCAGTTCCGGCAGGAAGCCATAGAGCACCGATGGCACGAAGCCGATGCCGAACCAGCGCTTTTCATTGCGGCCGATACGCCGCGTGCCTTCCACGATCTCGTCGATGCGCTGGTTGAGCTGCAGCGATTGCTCCAGCAGGAAGCGGCCGGCCTCGGTCAGCCGCACCGCGCGCGAGGAACGGTCCAGCAGCACGGTGCCGATTTCGTCCTCCAGCTGGCGGATCTGGCGCGACAGCGGCGGCTGGGCGATATGCAGGCGCTCAGCCGCGCGGGTGAAGTTGAGTTCGGCCGCAACGGCCTGGAAATAACGCAGGTGACGTAGCTCCATGACCCCGTCCTTTCATACTTAAAAGGTATTGATCGGGACATACTCGGTCTTGGACACCCTGGATGTCAAGCCACATACTGCTTCTCAACGTATTCCATACTTGGCAGACACCCAGCATGAAAGCAACCGTCACCTCCGTCGAAGCCATCCTGGTCGACCTGCCCACCATCCGGGCACACCAGCTTGCCATGACCACCATGCAGCGCCAGACCCTGGTGATCGTGCGGCTGCGTTGCAGCGACGGCATCGAGGGGATTGGCGAAGCCACCACCATCGGCGGCCTGAGCTACGGCGACGAAAGCCCCGAGGGCATCAAGCTGACCATCGATACCTACCTGGCGCCCGCACTGGCCGGCATCGACGCGTGCAATATCCACGCCGCCATGCAGCGCCTGGCTTCGGTGGCGCGGGGAAACCGCTTCGCCAAGTCGGCGCTGGAGTCCGCGCTGCTCGATGCGCAGGGCAAGCGCCTGGGCCTGCCCCTGTCCGAGTTGCTGGGCGGCGCGGTGCGGCCGAACCTGGCCTGCCTGTGGACGCTCGCCAGCGGAGATACCGGCCGCGATATCGAAGAAGCCGAAACCCTGCTCGCCGAGCGCCGCCACAACACCTTCAAGCTCAAGATCGGCCGTCGCAGCGTGCGCGATGACGTGGCCCATGTGTCCGCCATCAAGCGCGCGCTGGGCGACCGTGCCCGCGTGACGGTGGACGTCAACCAGGCCTGGAACGAAGCCGATGCCGCCACCGGCATCGCCATGCTGGAAGCCGCCGGCATCGATCTCGTCGAGCAGCCCGTGCCGCGCGAGCAGCGTGGCGCGCTGGCCCGGCTGGCGGCGCGCTTCGTGGTGCCGGTGATGGCCGATGAGGCCGTATGCGGCCCCGAGGACGCGATGGAACTGGCGCGCATTGCGGGCGCGGACGTGTTTGCGCTGAAGATCTCCAAGTCCGGTGGCATCTTCGAGATGCTGCGCACAGCGGCGGTAGGCGACGCTGCCGGCATCGCGCTGTACGGCGGCACCATGCTGGAAGGCAGCGTGGGCACCATTGCCGCTGCCCACGGCTTTGCCACGCTGCCGCGGCTGGCCTGGGGCACCGAGCTGTTCGGCCCGCTGCTTCTCAAGGATGATGTGGTGACGGCGCGCCCCGAGTACCGTGACTTTGCCTTGCACCTGCCGGTTGGCCCGGGGCTTGGCCTGACGCTGGACGAAGACAAGCTGGCCCATTACCGCCGCGCCGCCTGAGGCGCTGCCCAAGCAAACATAGACCGAGGATTCAAGCATGTTGTTTCTGGTGAGAATGGACGTAAAGATGCCGGTGGATATGCCGGCCGCGCAGGCCGACGAGATCAAGGCGCGTGAGAAGGCGTACTCGCAGGACCTGCAGCGCCAGGGCAAGTGGCCGCATCTGTGGCGCGTGGTGGGCGAGTACGCCAACTACAGCGTGTTCGATGCCGAGTCCAACGACGAACTGCACACCATGCTCTCCAGCCTGCCGCTGTTCCCGTACATGGAAATCCATGTCACGCCGCTGGCCAAGCACCCGTCGTCGATCAAGTAAGCCGGCCGGCTCGCCGTTACCCTGAATACCGCCGCGGCCCCCGATGGCCGCGGTCCAACGCCAACACCAACTCCGAATCCACTTGGAGGAGACTCTGATGCGCTTGCCATTCCTGCGCGCGTGGGCCGCCTACGCCTGTGCGCTGGCCACCCTGGCCGTGCTGCCGTCCGCCGCCCATGCCGACACCTATCCCGATCACCCGATCCGCTGGGTCGTGCCATTCCCCGCGGGCGGTGCGATGGACAATATCGCCCGCACGCTGGGCGAGGAAATGTCGAAGAGCCTGGGCCAGTCCATCGTGGTGGAAAACCGCCCCGGCGCCGGCGGCAATATCGGCGCCGAGATGGTGGCGCGCTCGCCCGCGGATGGCTACACGCTGATCATCGTCGCCAACGGCATGGCGGTGAACCCCGCGCTGTACGGCCGCCTCAGCTATGACCCGGTGAAGGACTTCGCGCCGGTCTCGCTCCTGGCGGTGGTGCCTAACGTGCTCGTCACCAGCAAGGCCAAGAAGCTGCCCGCCACGGTGCCCGACCTGATCGCCGCGGCGCGCGCCACGCCGGACAAGTACACCTATGCCTCCGCCGGCAACGGCACCTCGATTCACCTGGCCGGCGAGCTGTTCACCTCGCTCACCGGCGTCAAGATGCTCCACGTGCCCTACAAGGGCAGCGGCCCGGCCATGACGGACCTGCTGGGCGGCCAGGTCGACTATATGTTCGACAGCATCACCTCGGCCAAGCCGCATATCGACTCCGGCAAGCTCACGCCGATCGCGGTGACCACCGCCAAGCGCTCGTCGACGCTGCCGAACGTGCCGACCCTGGCCGAAGCCGGCGTCAAGGGCTATGACCTGTCGCCGTGGTTCGCCGCCTTTGTCCCGGCCAAGACGCCGCCCGCCGTGGTCGCGCGCCTGAACCAGGCCATGGTGGACGCGCTGGCCAAGCCGTCGGTGCGTACCCGCCTGGCCGCCATCGGCGCCGAGCCGATCGGCAGCACGCCCGCGCAGCTGGGCAAGCACCTCGCTGCCGAAACCGATAAATGGGGCAAGCTGATCCGCGAGCGCGGCATCCGCGCGGACTGAGAACGCCATGACCACTGCATTGCACCAAGGCATCGCGCTGCATTACGAGATCGAGGGGGCGCCCAACGCGCCCGTGCTGGTCATGTCCAACTCGCTGGGCACCGATATGCAGATGTGGGCGCCGCAGATGGATAGCCTGCTGCCGCGCTTTCGCGTGCTGCGCTACGACACCCGCGGCCACGGGGGCTCCGGCCTGCCGTCCCCGGGCGCGGCGCCGTTCGGGTTTACCGAACTCGGCCAGGACGTGCTGGCCATCATGGATCACGCCGGCATCGGGCGCGCGCATTTTTGCGGGCTGTCGATGGGCGGCATGACCGGCATGTGGCTGGCGGCCAATCACCCCGAGCGTTTCGACCGCTTCGTGCTGGCCAATACCGCCGCCCTCATCGGCCCGGCCAGCGGCTGGGACACGCGCATCCAGACGGTGCGCAGCCAGGGCATGGCCGCCATCGTCGATGCGGTGCTGGCGCGCTGGTTCAGCGCCGCCTGGCTGGCCGGCAACGCCGCGCGCATCGCGCCCGTGCGCCAGATGCTGCTGGACGCATCGCCCGAAGGCTACACGGCCAACTGCGCCGCCGTGCGCGACGCCGACCTGCGCGCGCAGCTGCAGCGCATCGCCAGCCCGGTGCTGGTGATTGCGGGAACACACGACCTGGCCACCACGCCAGCGCAAGGCCGCGAAGTGGCGCAAGGGATTGCCGGGGCGCGCTACGTGGAGCTGGACGGGGCCCACTTGTCGAACTGGGAGCAGCCGGAGGGGTTTGCGCAGGCGGTTTGCGGGTTCCTGGCAGGCTAAGGCGGATTGCTCACCCGTCCTGCGCAGGCATCATTGCGATGCGATCCACGATTGCATCGCAATGATATCAATGCTATCGTTTTTGGATGGCATTGCAGGAGGGGGATCATGGCAAATCTGCTGGTTCGAGGGATTGATGAAGCGCTAGTACAGAGGCTGCGTGAGCAGGCTGCTGCACACGGTCGTAGCGCTGAGGCCGAGCACCGTGAAATTCTTGCGCGGGCGTTGCACACGACCAGGCGCAAGAGCTTTGCCGAGGTGTTGGCAAGCATGCCAGATGTCGGCGAGGACAGCGATTTCGAGCGCGTCGATCAGCCGGGCGGGGCCGCGCATGTATTTGATTGACACCAATGTCATCAGTGAGATGAGGAAGCGCGAGCGTGCCGACAAGGGTGTTCGAGCATTCTTTCGCCAAGCGGCAAAGCAGGAGAGTGAGCTGTACTTGTCGGTCGTCACTGTCGGCGAACTTCGGCGTGGCGTCGAGCTGATCCAGCATCGGGGAGATCATGCGCAAGGCGCGCTTCTTGCCACGTGGCTCGACACGGTGCTGCAAGAGTTCGGGGCACATATCCTCGCGGTAGATGCGGAAATCGGTCAGCTATGGGGGCGCCTTCGTGTCCCCCACGCGGAGCATGCCTTGGACAAACTGATCGCGGCGACGGCGCTGATTCACGACCTCACCGTAGTGACGCGCAACGTTAGTGATTTTGCTGGTACCGGGGCGCGTGTTCTGAACCCCTTTGAATGACTGGCAAGCGACGACTGCAATCCGCGTTTGCCGTGGCACGCGACGCTACTTCGCCGCCCCGAACCGGATATCCCCATACCAGGCCCGTGCGTTCCCGCCCGTGTTGTCGGTATCGGTGAGCAGGCCGTAGGCGGTCAGCTTGCCGGGCTTCTCCTTGAAGGCATGCTCGAAGTCCTGCTCCACGTTGCGGCTCAGCGTGAGCCACTTGCCGGCGGTGTCGGGCCCGCCTGACACCACGATCATCTTGACCCGCGAGGTGTGGGGGTTGTCGATGACCGTGCCGACCGGCG
The Cupriavidus basilensis DNA segment above includes these coding regions:
- a CDS encoding tripartite tricarboxylate transporter substrate binding protein — its product is MRLPFLRAWAAYACALATLAVLPSAAHADTYPDHPIRWVVPFPAGGAMDNIARTLGEEMSKSLGQSIVVENRPGAGGNIGAEMVARSPADGYTLIIVANGMAVNPALYGRLSYDPVKDFAPVSLLAVVPNVLVTSKAKKLPATVPDLIAAARATPDKYTYASAGNGTSIHLAGELFTSLTGVKMLHVPYKGSGPAMTDLLGGQVDYMFDSITSAKPHIDSGKLTPIAVTTAKRSSTLPNVPTLAEAGVKGYDLSPWFAAFVPAKTPPAVVARLNQAMVDALAKPSVRTRLAAIGAEPIGSTPAQLGKHLAAETDKWGKLIRERGIRAD
- the pcaD gene encoding 3-oxoadipate enol-lactonase, with the protein product MTTALHQGIALHYEIEGAPNAPVLVMSNSLGTDMQMWAPQMDSLLPRFRVLRYDTRGHGGSGLPSPGAAPFGFTELGQDVLAIMDHAGIGRAHFCGLSMGGMTGMWLAANHPERFDRFVLANTAALIGPASGWDTRIQTVRSQGMAAIVDAVLARWFSAAWLAGNAARIAPVRQMLLDASPEGYTANCAAVRDADLRAQLQRIASPVLVIAGTHDLATTPAQGREVAQGIAGARYVELDGAHLSNWEQPEGFAQAVCGFLAG
- the catC gene encoding muconolactone Delta-isomerase; amino-acid sequence: MLFLVRMDVKMPVDMPAAQADEIKAREKAYSQDLQRQGKWPHLWRVVGEYANYSVFDAESNDELHTMLSSLPLFPYMEIHVTPLAKHPSSIK
- a CDS encoding FitA-like ribbon-helix-helix domain-containing protein; translated protein: MANLLVRGIDEALVQRLREQAAAHGRSAEAEHREILARALHTTRRKSFAEVLASMPDVGEDSDFERVDQPGGAAHVFD
- a CDS encoding muconate/chloromuconate family cycloisomerase, which produces MKATVTSVEAILVDLPTIRAHQLAMTTMQRQTLVIVRLRCSDGIEGIGEATTIGGLSYGDESPEGIKLTIDTYLAPALAGIDACNIHAAMQRLASVARGNRFAKSALESALLDAQGKRLGLPLSELLGGAVRPNLACLWTLASGDTGRDIEEAETLLAERRHNTFKLKIGRRSVRDDVAHVSAIKRALGDRARVTVDVNQAWNEADAATGIAMLEAAGIDLVEQPVPREQRGALARLAARFVVPVMADEAVCGPEDAMELARIAGADVFALKISKSGGIFEMLRTAAVGDAAGIALYGGTMLEGSVGTIAAAHGFATLPRLAWGTELFGPLLLKDDVVTARPEYRDFALHLPVGPGLGLTLDEDKLAHYRRAA
- a CDS encoding type II toxin-antitoxin system VapC family toxin, with product MYLIDTNVISEMRKRERADKGVRAFFRQAAKQESELYLSVVTVGELRRGVELIQHRGDHAQGALLATWLDTVLQEFGAHILAVDAEIGQLWGRLRVPHAEHALDKLIAATALIHDLTVVTRNVSDFAGTGARVLNPFE